In a genomic window of Scyliorhinus torazame isolate Kashiwa2021f chromosome 5, sScyTor2.1, whole genome shotgun sequence:
- the LOC140417910 gene encoding probable G-protein coupled receptor 139 → MMDLKLGTIDWNVTANDRGLSQALLYLSAYSDWLSLALRIYFILHIIQAGYYPSLAIVGVPVNLVTIVILFRRKCGLSKCVTCYLVAMSLADLLVIILDLILRHIPIVFEEHFLFLWVIRVCNIHAVLLYAATDCSVWFTVTFTFDRFVAICCQKLKSKYCSEKTASVILGTVTVLSCLKNIFWYFMLLGGYVLLNDPWFCEVTGSVLLSPVWATLEFVHNIITPCIPFFLILLLNVLTVRHILVSSRARKRFQAHSDGESPKDPEMESRRRSIILLFVISANFILLWSVLMFYSIWKRMFNLGYKSVFLDGFVMELAFMLQLLSCCTNTGIYAVTQTKFRQQFKNMLKFPFTPILQFIK, encoded by the exons ATGATGGATCTGAAACTGGGAACAATCGATTGGAATGTTACAGCGAATGACAGGGGTCTATCGCAGGCACTTTTATATCTTTCTGCTTACAGTGATTGGCTGTCATTAGCATTGCGGATCTATTTTATACTTCACATTATTCAAGCAGGTTACTATCCcagcctggctattgttggtgtccctg TGAACTTAGTGACGATTGTGATCCTCTTCCGCCGAAAGTGTGGtctctccaaatgtgtcacttgttacctggtggccatgtcattggcggatctactggtcattatcctcgacctgatattgagacacattccaattGTTTTTGAGGAACATTTTCTTTTCCTGTGGGTAatccgtgtgtgtaatatccacgctgtcctgctttatgcagccactgactgttctgtctggttcaccgtcactttcacttttgatcgatttgtggccatttgttgccagaagctgaaaagtaaatattgcagcgaaaaAACGGCGTCTGtgattctgggaacagtgactgtgctgagctgtttaaagaacattttctggtattttatgttattAGGTGGGTATGTGCTCTtgaacgacccctggttttgtgaggTAACAGGCAGCGTTCTGTTGTCTCCAGTCTGGGCGACACTCGAGTTCGTCCATAACATTATAACTCCGTGTATCCCATttttcctgattctgctgctcaatgttttgACCGTCAGGCACATTTTAGTGAGCAGCAGAGCCCGCAAGAGATTCCAGGCTCACAGTGATGGGGAGAGTCccaaagacccagagatggagagtcgaaggagatccatcattttactgttcgttatctcagccaatttcatcctgttatggtcagtgttaatgttttaTTCGATATGGAAACGGATGTTTAATTTGGGATATAAGTCTGTATTTCTAGATGGCTTTGTGATGGAATTGgccttcatgttgcagctcctgagttgctgcaccaacACTGGAATTTATGCTGTGACCCAGACTAAGTTCAGGCAACAGTTCAAGAATATGTTGAAATTCCCCTTTACTCCAATTCTTCAGTTCATTAAATGA